Proteins encoded within one genomic window of Aquarana catesbeiana isolate 2022-GZ linkage group LG03, ASM4218655v1, whole genome shotgun sequence:
- the LOC141133924 gene encoding olfactory receptor 5AP2-like: MIQSSVLKGTGNYSKPTAFLLLGLTNDPHLQLVLFNVFLIMYLVTLMGNVGIILVIHFTSSFHTPMYIFLSHLAFTDICYASAVVPNTMVHLITQNRYISGSGCAIQLFMFSSFGSTECLLFGVMAYDRYVAICNPLYYGTIMTIRTCNLLFATSYIFATVQAAIQTGFTFSLYFCGSNVIDHFICDALPLLRLSCSKTTINEIIISLSAAIIGGGSLFIIVTSYLWIATTVIKIPSSQGKKKAFSTCASHLACVTLFYGTVLFNYLHPSGGVNMRQDVVASIFYTMVIPMLNPLIYSLRNTEVRRICHQFVTRRITFHLFSVQNQS, encoded by the coding sequence ATGATTCAGTCTTCAGTATTAAAAGGCACTGGGAACTACTCAAAGCCTACTGCCTTTCTCCTTTTGGGTCTCACTAATGATCCGCACCTTCAGCTGGTGCTTTTTAATGTGTTTCTTATCATGTAtttggtgacactgatgggaaaTGTTGGTATCATTTTAGTCATTCATTTCACATCTAGCTTCCATACACCTATGTACATTTTCCTGAGCCATTTAGCATTCACTGACATCTGTTATGCTTCTGCTGTGGTACCTAACACCATGGTCCATCTTATCACACAAAACAGATATATATCAGGGTCTGGCTGTGCAATTCAACTCTTCATGTTTTCGTCATTTGGGTCTACTGAGTGTCTTCTCTTTGGTGTGATGGCATATGACCGATATGTGGCAATCTGCAATCCTTTGTATTATGGAACAATTATGACAATAAGAACATGCAACCTACTTTTTGCCACTTCCTATATATTTGCTACAGTTCAAGCTGCCATCCAAACCGGATTCACATTTAGTTTATACTTCTGTGGCTCGAATGTTATTGACCATTTTATCTGTGATGCTCTTCCACTGCTAAGATTGTCATGTTCTAAAACAACAATAAATGAGATCATTATCTCCCTATCTGCTGCTATCATTGGTGGAGGTTCACTTTTCATTATTGTAACATCTTATCTTTGGATTGCAACCACAGTCATAAAAATCCCATCAtctcaaggaaaaaaaaaggccTTCTCCACATGTGCCTCCCACTTGGCTTGTGTCACTTTATTTTATGGCACTGTGTTATTCAATTACCTTCACCCAAGTGGTGGTGTAAACATGCGTCAAGACGTAGTGGCTTCCATATTCTATACAATGGTTATACCAATGCTGAATCCACTCATTTACAGTTTAAGAAACACAGAGGTCAGAAGGATATGTCACCAATTTGTTACTCGAAGAATTACCTTTCATCTTTTTTCTGTCCAAAATCAGAGCTGA